A genomic segment from Dermatobacter hominis encodes:
- a CDS encoding TetR/AcrR family transcriptional regulator, with the protein MANERAAETATWREMAVARSLDPARARAEERVQRFLDAAMALMQASPDREFTVQEVVERSGQSLRSFYQYFAGKHELLLAMFEESVRSAAEQVVARVEGTEDPLERLHLFTSEYYRICRPSGGGKGTANAASVMADFAQQLLTKHPDEAAKAFAPLVSAYEDMLDDAAAAGSIRPGLDHRRITGVVLQAVMFNTFADTISASSVRPAEPAAEGLWELLLDGLGVGPRT; encoded by the coding sequence ATGGCGAACGAGCGCGCGGCCGAGACGGCGACCTGGCGGGAGATGGCCGTGGCGAGGTCGCTCGACCCGGCACGGGCCCGGGCCGAGGAGCGGGTGCAGCGCTTCCTCGACGCCGCCATGGCGCTCATGCAGGCGTCACCGGACCGCGAGTTCACGGTGCAGGAGGTCGTGGAGCGCTCCGGCCAGTCGCTGCGGAGCTTCTACCAGTACTTCGCCGGCAAGCACGAGCTGCTGCTGGCGATGTTCGAGGAGTCGGTCCGCAGCGCCGCGGAGCAGGTGGTCGCCCGGGTCGAGGGCACCGAGGACCCGCTCGAGCGGCTGCACCTCTTCACGAGCGAGTACTACCGGATCTGCCGGCCGAGCGGCGGGGGCAAGGGCACGGCGAACGCCGCGTCGGTCATGGCCGATTTCGCCCAGCAGCTGCTGACCAAGCACCCCGACGAGGCGGCCAAGGCGTTCGCCCCGCTCGTGTCGGCGTACGAGGACATGCTCGACGACGCGGCGGCGGCGGGGTCGATCCGCCCGGGGCTCGACCACCGCCGGATCACCGGCGTCGTGCTGCAGGCGGTCATGTTCAACACGTTCGCCGACACGATCAGCGCCTCGTCGGTGCGCCCCGCCGAGCCGGCGGCCGAGGGCCTGTGGGAGCTCCTGCTCGACGGGCTCGGCGTCGGACCCCGGACCTAG
- a CDS encoding aromatic ring-hydroxylating oxygenase subunit alpha — protein sequence MAHFPKPADGSWTEAHPELGTGPVSYEDSISPEHYELERDAIFRRTWLNVGRVEQLPRTGSYFTREIDAARTSVVVVRTADGGVRAFHNICRHRGNKLVWNDFPKEETSGTCRQFTCKYHGWRYGLEGDLTFVQQEEEFFDLDKADYGLVPVQCEVWEGFVFVNLDPDNTTSASEYLGEIGAGLVGYPFDRMTQVHKYRAEVGSNWKLFIDAFAEFYHAPVLHAKQAVAEESRKLAGYGYEALSYEIDGPHGMVSSWGGMSPPKDLGMVKPVERVLRSGLFGPWDRPDIGLELDELPPGLNPARSPAWGVDSFVFFPNFMLLVWAPNWYLTYHYWPTSHRTHIFEGTLYFVPPTTARERLAQELAAVTFKEYALQDGNTLEATQTMLESRAVTEFPLNDQEVLLRHLHKTARDHVADFQARERSVSSVRIPAAS from the coding sequence ATGGCACACTTCCCGAAGCCGGCCGACGGGAGCTGGACCGAGGCCCACCCCGAGCTGGGGACGGGTCCGGTCTCCTACGAGGACTCGATCTCGCCCGAGCACTACGAGCTGGAGCGCGACGCGATCTTCCGCCGCACGTGGCTGAACGTGGGGCGGGTCGAGCAGCTGCCCCGCACCGGCAGCTACTTCACCCGGGAGATCGACGCCGCCCGCACGTCGGTCGTCGTGGTGCGGACCGCCGACGGCGGCGTCCGCGCCTTCCACAACATCTGCCGCCACCGCGGCAACAAGCTCGTGTGGAACGACTTCCCGAAGGAGGAGACCTCCGGGACGTGCCGCCAGTTCACGTGCAAGTACCACGGCTGGCGCTACGGCCTCGAGGGCGACCTCACCTTCGTCCAGCAGGAGGAGGAGTTCTTCGACCTCGACAAGGCCGACTACGGCCTGGTCCCGGTCCAGTGCGAGGTGTGGGAGGGGTTCGTGTTCGTGAACCTCGACCCCGACAACACGACCTCGGCGAGCGAGTACCTGGGGGAGATCGGCGCCGGCCTCGTCGGCTACCCCTTCGACCGCATGACCCAGGTGCACAAGTACCGGGCCGAGGTCGGGAGCAACTGGAAGCTGTTCATCGACGCCTTCGCCGAGTTCTACCACGCACCCGTCCTGCACGCGAAGCAGGCGGTCGCCGAGGAGTCGCGCAAGCTCGCGGGCTACGGCTACGAGGCGCTCTCGTACGAGATCGACGGTCCGCACGGCATGGTCTCGTCGTGGGGCGGCATGTCGCCGCCGAAGGACCTCGGCATGGTCAAGCCCGTGGAGCGGGTCCTCCGCAGCGGCCTCTTCGGCCCGTGGGACCGGCCCGACATCGGCCTCGAGCTCGACGAGCTGCCGCCCGGCCTCAACCCGGCCCGCAGCCCCGCCTGGGGCGTGGACAGCTTCGTGTTCTTCCCGAACTTCATGCTGCTGGTGTGGGCGCCCAACTGGTACCTGACCTACCACTACTGGCCGACCTCGCACCGCACGCACATCTTCGAGGGGACGCTCTACTTCGTGCCGCCGACGACCGCCCGGGAGCGCTTGGCGCAGGAGCTCGCCGCGGTGACGTTCAAGGAGTACGCGCTGCAGGACGGCAACACGCTCGAGGCGACCCAGACGATGCTCGAGTCCCGTGCGGTCACCGAGTTCCCGCTGAACGACCAGGAGGTGCTCCTGCGCCACCTCCACAAGACCGCCCGCGACCACGTCGCCGACTTCCAGGCGCGCGAGCGCTCGGTGAGCTCGGTCCGGATCCCGGCCGCGTCGTGA
- a CDS encoding carboxymuconolactone decarboxylase family protein: protein MARLDPIPPEQWPPAMRDALAALRPPAPTHPFPPRRDDRPKGLNILGTLAHHPRLTTAYHTFNGQVQFGTTLTQRQRELLVLRVAVVRDCEYEWAQHAVIAVDVGLGDDEVARVAEGPDATGWDPLEAALLRAVDELVADARISDATWEVLAASLDAPQLMDVIFTVGAYETLAMLIRSAGTELDDDLRRDG, encoded by the coding sequence GTGGCTCGACTCGACCCGATCCCGCCCGAGCAGTGGCCCCCGGCCATGCGCGACGCGCTGGCCGCGCTGCGCCCCCCGGCGCCCACGCACCCGTTCCCACCGCGGCGCGACGACCGGCCGAAGGGCCTCAACATCCTGGGCACGCTCGCCCACCACCCGCGCCTCACGACCGCGTACCACACGTTCAACGGGCAGGTGCAGTTCGGGACGACGCTCACCCAGCGCCAGCGGGAGCTCCTCGTGCTGCGCGTGGCCGTCGTCCGGGACTGCGAGTACGAGTGGGCGCAGCACGCCGTGATCGCGGTCGACGTCGGCCTCGGCGACGACGAGGTGGCGCGGGTGGCCGAGGGCCCCGACGCAACGGGTTGGGACCCTCTCGAGGCCGCGCTCCTGCGCGCCGTCGACGAGCTGGTCGCGGATGCCCGCATCTCGGACGCGACCTGGGAGGTGCTCGCCGCGTCGCTCGACGCGCCGCAGCTGATGGACGTGATCTTCACGGTGGGGGCGTACGAGACGCTGGCCATGCTCATCCGCTCGGCCGGCACCGAGCTCGACGACGACCTCCGCCGCGACGGCTGA
- a CDS encoding AMP-binding protein, whose translation MRSVPEELAAGYRREGHWQGRTLGRVVADGLGGMGDATFAVHSAVRPWRGTFADVDRAARAFAAGLRARGVGPGDVVVVQLPNWVEAGIAFWGALYLGAVVVPVVHFYGAREVDHIVGVTQPAAVVAAESFGHVDHLATYADVLERHPVPSWIVVGDGPSSSLPAGATPFADVLDAAPLEEPADVDPAGPALIGFTSGTTQHPKGVVHSHDTLGFEARQLDSMFPVGGPDPITGAPVGHFIGMLNAFIVPLLRWRPVHLLDVWDPGTVLRLMIDEDLGMSGGATYFLTSLLDHPDLTAEHLRHMPFAGLGGSPVPEAVTERARDLGITTFRSYGSTEHPSITGCTIDEPEDKRLRTDGRALQAVEVRLDEDGQILSRGPDLFIGYTDPELTAQAVDDDGWYHTGDIGRMDDEGYLTITDRISDVIIRGGENISAREVEELVAGIDGVAEVSVVAAPDARLGERAAVVVLLRPGHDAPSLDAVRAHLDGAGLARQKWPESIHVVEEMPRTPSGKVQKFVLRERLRSGALGAAG comes from the coding sequence CACTGGCAGGGCCGGACGCTCGGTCGGGTGGTGGCCGACGGCCTCGGCGGCATGGGCGACGCCACCTTCGCCGTGCACTCCGCGGTGCGGCCGTGGCGCGGGACCTTCGCCGACGTGGACCGGGCGGCGCGCGCCTTCGCGGCCGGGCTGCGGGCCCGCGGCGTCGGCCCCGGCGACGTCGTCGTCGTGCAGCTGCCCAACTGGGTCGAGGCCGGCATCGCCTTCTGGGGCGCGCTCTACCTGGGTGCCGTCGTCGTGCCGGTCGTGCACTTCTACGGCGCTCGCGAGGTCGACCACATCGTCGGCGTCACGCAGCCGGCCGCGGTCGTGGCGGCCGAGTCGTTCGGCCACGTCGACCACCTCGCCACCTACGCCGACGTGCTCGAGCGCCACCCGGTGCCGAGCTGGATCGTCGTCGGCGACGGCCCGTCGTCCTCGCTGCCGGCCGGGGCGACGCCGTTCGCCGACGTGCTCGACGCCGCGCCGCTCGAGGAGCCGGCCGACGTCGACCCCGCCGGGCCGGCGCTCATCGGGTTCACCTCGGGCACCACCCAGCACCCGAAGGGCGTCGTCCACTCCCACGACACGCTCGGCTTCGAGGCCCGGCAGCTCGACTCGATGTTCCCGGTCGGCGGCCCCGACCCGATCACGGGCGCGCCGGTCGGGCACTTCATCGGCATGCTCAACGCGTTCATCGTGCCGCTGCTGCGGTGGCGGCCCGTCCACCTGCTCGACGTCTGGGATCCCGGCACGGTGCTGCGCCTGATGATCGACGAGGACCTCGGCATGTCGGGCGGGGCGACGTACTTCCTCACCAGCCTGCTCGACCACCCCGACCTCACCGCCGAGCACCTCCGGCACATGCCGTTCGCCGGCCTGGGCGGATCGCCCGTCCCCGAGGCGGTCACCGAGCGGGCCCGCGACCTGGGCATCACGACCTTCCGCTCCTACGGGAGCACCGAGCACCCGTCGATCACCGGCTGCACGATCGACGAGCCCGAGGACAAGCGCCTCCGGACCGACGGCCGGGCGCTGCAGGCGGTCGAGGTGCGTCTGGACGAGGACGGCCAGATCCTCAGCCGCGGTCCCGACCTGTTCATCGGCTACACGGACCCCGAGCTGACGGCGCAGGCCGTCGACGACGACGGCTGGTACCACACCGGCGACATCGGCCGGATGGACGACGAGGGCTACCTGACGATCACGGACCGGATCTCCGACGTGATCATCCGCGGCGGCGAGAACATCAGCGCCCGCGAGGTCGAGGAGCTGGTCGCCGGCATCGACGGCGTCGCCGAGGTCAGCGTCGTCGCCGCACCGGACGCCCGGCTGGGGGAGCGGGCCGCCGTGGTCGTGCTCCTGCGGCCGGGCCACGACGCCCCGTCGCTCGACGCCGTGCGGGCGCACCTCGACGGCGCCGGCCTCGCGCGGCAGAAGTGGCCCGAGTCGATCCACGTCGTCGAGGAGATGCCACGCACGCCCTCGGGCAAGGTCCAGAAGTTCGTCCTGCGCGAGCGCCTCCGGTCCGGGGCGCTCGGGGCGGCGGGCTGA